Sequence from the Oryzias melastigma strain HK-1 unplaced genomic scaffold, ASM292280v2 sc00367, whole genome shotgun sequence genome:
CTCATAGGGTCACTCTTAGGGATTAACTCATGAAGAGAATCCAGGGAATAAGAAATGATGTCGGGATTCTGTGGCACAGAGTTCAGCCATTCCATGTAGGCTGATGGATCTGAGTTGGCGGAGAAGATGAGATCTGGTTCTGTTTTCTGACCACCCTTTACTTCTGTAAacctgttaaaaatgtattattgtgtTAAATATACACCAGAATTAGCAATGTTAACACGATGAGATCCAGTAAgatgtgattttaaaataaaaaagaaaatatatataatactgTGTGATAAACTGGTTGATGCTGTTTGTTAATAAACAAAGCTGATTTTGTAAGTTCATCCACTTTGACAATCTTCATCTGgtaggttcatttgaacagCGAGAAATAGAAAATCAAGATATAGACTCTGAAATATTgatacacatttatttgcatttcattgaggGAAATAGGTATTTGATCCCCAGtaaatcataaatatttctGGCTCACACAGACCAATTAGAATCTCTTAATCAAGTAGTCACCTGATTCTAATCACCTGTAGAACGACACCTAAGCCAGAACAACACAGTAGGGATTAGTTGATGATCTCCATGAAACTGGAGTCACAGTCATCAAGAAAACCTTTAGTAAGACTTTACACTGCAATGATTTCCTTGCTTAAGGAGGCACATACTCTGGCCCACCTGTAGTTTATCAATAAACAGCTTCTTGATTTAGAGAATGATTGGGAGAAGGTGCTGGGAGAAGGACCAGGCCTTAAGGAATGGTTAAAGAAGTAGCATATCAGGGTCATGGAGTGGCCAAGTAACTCTCCGGATCTTAATCTCTTAGAGAAACTATGGagagagctgaagctcagagttgTTAATCAACAGCCATCAAATCAGATGGATTTCATAGTCAAGGACTAAATTCCTTCTGATATGTGCAGAAACCTGCCCATCAACGTCAACACACACCTGATCTCTGTGTTTACTAATAAGGGTTTTGTCACAAAGTACTAAGTCTTTCAAGCAAGAGGCTTCAAATAATGATTCCCTTTAAatcaaatgcaaataaatgtatataaattctgtcaagttgatttattgatttactATCTCTAACTGTTGAACCTATCATTGGGAAGGCAGCTTGTCAAGTCATTTTTAAGTGGACAAACCCACAAAATCAGCAAAACTTAATTCCTCCGCTGTAAATTCACACCTGTCATTAAAGTAGCTGGAGAATGTAATTTTCCTCCTTGTCTTGTCCTTTTTTGCTTTGCAGTGCTGATTCTCGGCTGAAATTGTAGTAGCTTTCACAGTTGCGGACGCTTCCACTGTGAGGCATGTCTCCATCTCGTTCACTTCAATTCCATCCAGGTGGGCCTCACACTCACGGATGCTGGTGACGGCATTAACCTTACCACCCATTTTCACCTGAAAAGAAACATTGggagaatgttttatttggattcATGCCATCCAAGCCAAGTGATGTAATGAGTGCCAAAGGTGTCAATCAGATGGTAATAGTTGTTCTTGCTTTGTGGGTTGTAGACTTTAGGAAGCTGGTTCACTGAGTCGAGAAATTCTTTTTTCACAGTTGGAGCTTTGGATACTCGGTAACTGTAATCAGAGATGAACAGGAAAGAGAATACGGTTTAAGGTGTGAACGTATTCCCCAAGattgttatttaaaagtttttggagCCATCTTACCTGTAGTACTCGCAAGACACACTTTGGGTTGTAAAGCTGAATTtatcagattttgttttttccatggAGTTTACAGCGAGTTTGGAATCGGTTCCAACCAACATGAAAGACCCACTTTTGTCTATCATGTTCACACTTAGACCCACCTTCCAGTTGTTTTCAATAGAAGAGGTCGTGGACTCGACCAGAGACTCGCTGGATTTGTAAACTTTGCTGGACACTTTTGCGCTGCAGAAATGCTTCGCCCTCCAATCCTCCACAGAAAGAGGCAACTTCTGCTTTCTGTTCTCAAAGTAAGGGTTGTCACACAGTGTGCAAGCTTGATCACTGTGCTTCCACTGATTCATGTCGAGCACAAAAAAACCCTTACGCTCCATTTTAGTGATGTCGAAGCCTTCTCCGGCCAAATTGGAACCGGGAGCGAACTCTGCCTCCTGGCACTCTTTGGGCGTCCCTTTTATGCATTGCTCAAAGGCACACTTGGGAAAGAACACCAAAACGAAGAGGGGAAGTTTCACAGGGAACATGATGCTGTTCACCTGTAAAatgtatatacataaaaaattatttagttCTGTAAAGATCAGcaaaatacttttacattttcaataccTACGAACTCATATTGAATAGCAGACAAGTATTTTCTTAGTTTTACAAAACAAttttgacttagaaaaaaatatttaaaaacttcagacCATTTTCAATTATGGGAAgatgactgttttttgttttttttaaacaaagtgatTTTACACTCCAAACCTGCAGCTGAAAAGTCTTGGTGCACAACtatgcaaatgtttttaaataggGTTAAAAAGCCCAACCCAAGACCTTAAATAGTGCAGTCTCTAATCTGGTcaatataaattaattacaaCATAAGagagagcttttttttctctttttacttttCTCGATTAATATATGTCAATTGTGAAATTCTAAGACTCCCGTTGACAAACGGTAAAGGTGATCACGAGAGGTTTTGGGTgctaattaaagtttttacagtataagggttgttttatttatttttaataataaaggcGACATCAGTCATTTCATCATGAATACTGGAAGGTATATGTATAGTACTATTGAACATTATCAGTCaaatatttcacagaaaatTTGTAGGCCATGGTCTTGGTTTATTGCACTTTCAAATGTGCCTTCCTTTATGTCTGCCTGTAAATTAGTCTTAGAggccaattttaaaaaagatgctcacatacaaaccaaaaatatcaattttacCACCTGAAAGACtgagttttgaagttttttaacatgttgatgAAAACAGTAACAGTAAATGAGAACaactatgttttctttttatttacttcttcaTCTTGTTTTAGTTTCATAACTAGATGCTGGAACTATATTCTTTGTAAATCAAATTGAGTGATAACAGcacaaaaaatctgtaaaagttTAAGGTTCTAACATTAAATAGTGACaaatcatattttatgatatttagtaatagaaatacaaacaatacaGTTGAATTAAACTTAGTTAATATTAATATCAGAAGAGTAAAAGAAGTAAAACTTTTAGGAGTTATTATAGACGAAAAGCTATCTTGGAAATCACAAATGAACACTGTCaaatccaaaatagcaaaagcaATTGCTTTACTACACAAAGTAAAATGGTTCTTAGACAGTAATTCATTATATCTATTATATAATTCCTTGATTATGCCATACCTGAACTACTGTATAAAATCTTGGGGTACAacttataaaacatatattcaTCCAATCtacatattacaaaaaataagcaataagaattattacaaaaagtaATTATAGGGACCCGtctaatccattatttattaaattaaaactattaaaactttatgatcttataaactttaatattttgaaatttacgtataaagtaaatataaaatgcCTTCCTCCcaatttaatgaaaagatacatgaaaagaaaaaataaatttaatctaaaaagaaatgaaatattttttaaaccaaaacacagaattCTGCTAAAGGAACGATGTGTATCAGTATATGGAGttaataaatggaataaattgagcgtagaaattaaaaatgctacaacaatatcaagttttaaaaactacattaaaaacagtattaTCAATGACTATAAAACTATCTAAAACAATTACTCATCCCAGAGGTATGATTTTCATTTCACACTGTTGTTGTTGTAATtataagattttgtttttttctttcccaatcTTCTCTTANNNNNNNNNNNNNNNNNNNNNNNNNNNNNNNNNNNNNNNNNNNNNNNNNNNNNNNNNNNNNNNNNNNNNNNNNNNNNNNNNNNNNNNNNNNNNNNNNNNNNNNNNNNNNNNNNNNNNNNNNNNNNNNNNNNNNNNNNNNNNNNNNNNNNNNNNNNNNNNNNNNNNNNNNNNNNNNNNNNNNNNNNNNNNNNNNNNNNNNNNNNNNNNNNNNNNNNNNNNNNNNNNNNNNNNNNNNNNNNNNNNNNNNNNNNNNNNNNNNNNNNNNNNNNNNNNNNNNNNNNNNNNNNNNNNNNNNNNNNNNNNNNNNNNNNNNNNNNNNNNNNNNNNNNNNNNNNNNNNNNNNNNNNNNNNNNNNNNNNNNNNNNNNNNNNNNNNNNNNNNNNNNNNNNNNNNNNNNNNNNNNNNNNNNNNNNNNNNNNNNNNNNNNNNNNNNNNNNNNNNNNNNNNNNNNNNNNNNNNNNNNNNNNNNNNNNNNNNNNNNNNNNNNNNNNNNNNNNNNNNNNNNNNNNNNNNNNNNNNNNNNNNNNNNNNNNNNNNNNNNNNNNNNNNNNNNNNNNNNNNNNNNNNNNNNNNNNNNNNNNNNNNNNNNNNNNNNNNNNNNNNNNNNNNNNNNNNNNNNNNNNNNNNNNNNNNNNNNNNNNNNNNNNNNNNNNNNNNNNNNNNNNNNNNNNNNNNNNNNNNNNNNNNNNNNNNNNNNNNNNNNNNNNNNNNNNNNNNNNNNNNNNNNNNNNNNNNNNNNNNNNNNNNNNNNNNNNNNNNNNNNNNNNNNNNNNNNNNNNNNNNNNNNNNNNNNNNNNNNNNNNNNNNNNNNNNNNNNNNNNNNNNNNNNNNNNNNNNNNNNNNNNNNNNNNNNNNNNNNNNNNNNNNNNNNNNNNNNNNNNNNNNNNNNNNNNNNNNNNNNNNNNNNNNNNNNNNNNNNNNNNNNNNNNNNNNNNNNNNNNNNNNNNNNNNNNNNNNNNNNNNNNNNNNNNNNNNNNNNNNNNNNNNNNNNNNNNNNNNNNNNNNNNNNNNNNNNNNNNNNNNNNNNNNNNNNNNNNNNNNNNNNNNNNNNNNNNNNNNNNNNNNNNNNNNNNNNNNNNNNNNNNNNNNNNNNNNNNNNNNNNNNNNNNNNNNNNNNNNNNNNNNNNNNNNNNNNNNNNNNNNNNNNNNNNNNNNNNNNNNNNNNNNNNNNNNNNNNNNNNNNNNNNNNNNNNNNNNNNNNNNNNNNNNNNNNNNNNNNNNNNNNNNNNNNNNNNNNNNNNNNNNNNNNNNNNNNNNNNNNNNNNNNNNNNNNNNNNNNNNNNNNNNNNNNNNNNNNNNNNNNNNNNNNNNNNNNNNNNNNNNNNNNNNNNNNNNNNNNNNNNNNNNNNNNNNNNNNNNNNNNNNNNNNNNNNNNNNNNNNNNNNNNNNNNNNNNNNNNNNNNNNNNNNNNNNNNNNNNNNNNNNNNNNNNNNNNNNNNNNNNNNNNNNNNNNNNNNNNNNNNNNNNNNNNNNNNNNNNNNNNNNNNNNNNNNNNNNNNNNNNNNNNNNNNNNNNNNNNNNNNNNNNNNNNNNNNNNNNNNNNNNNNNNNNNNNNNNNNNNNNNN
This genomic interval carries:
- the LOC112141416 gene encoding perforin-1-like, which encodes MFPVKLPLFVLVFFPKCAFEQCIKGTPKECQEAEFAPGSNLAGEGFDITKMERKGFFVLDMNQWKHSDQACTLCDNPYFENRKQKLPLSVEDWRAKHFCSAKVSSKVYKSSESLVESTTSSIENNWKVGLSVNMIDKSGSFMLVGTDSKLAVNSMEKTKSDKFSFTTQSVSCEYYSYRVSKAPTVKKEFLDSVNQLPKVYNPQSKNNYYHLIDTFGTHYITQVKMGGKVNAVTSIRECEAHLDGIEVNEMETCLTVEASATVKATTISAENQHCKAKKDKTRRKITFSSYFNDRFTEVKGGQKTEPDLIFSANSDPSAYMEWLNSVPQNPDIISYSLDSLHELIPKSDPMRENLRSAISHYILEKGLLKNCTDPCKAGIKRSSREPCVCQCHNDPAVTSDCCPNQKGNARVKITILRAFNLYGDYRTATDANVIVKLLGKLVGRTSVISNDDNPKWNMVLDMGDQVLSEVSKLKFEVWDEDNTWDDDLLGECERVLTAGINNGECFFEY